From one Stigmatella aurantiaca genomic stretch:
- a CDS encoding phytanoyl-CoA dioxygenase family protein, with protein MESPSVDNTRWLFDTSRFQAQGYIHLPSFVHGAELEALQAEVLALISNKALMVPREGSEHFFKKYQSTSYCYVDRHAHVPTLAALIEHPRLRHIVRELLPEEGLFHASLVQYHKAGEGQAIPWHQDIDPETVGAGQMFNFLLYPFDTSLESGALHVVEGSHGNKRLPSGEPHGDLPGQKQLCPKAGDLVITDCTLFHKVNHNTSGRDRVSINMRFRNGALDRKQTSVGIYRNGRVNYAG; from the coding sequence ATGGAGAGCCCATCGGTGGACAACACACGCTGGCTGTTCGACACGTCCCGTTTCCAGGCGCAGGGCTACATCCACCTGCCGTCCTTCGTGCATGGCGCCGAGCTGGAGGCGCTCCAGGCCGAGGTGCTGGCGCTCATCTCCAACAAGGCGCTCATGGTGCCCCGCGAGGGCTCCGAGCACTTCTTCAAGAAGTACCAGTCCACGAGCTACTGCTACGTGGACCGGCACGCGCACGTGCCCACCCTCGCGGCGTTGATTGAACACCCCCGCCTGCGCCACATCGTGCGCGAGCTGCTGCCGGAGGAGGGGCTCTTCCATGCCTCGCTGGTGCAGTATCACAAGGCCGGCGAGGGGCAGGCCATCCCCTGGCACCAGGACATCGACCCGGAGACCGTCGGGGCGGGGCAGATGTTCAACTTCCTGCTCTACCCGTTCGACACCTCGCTGGAGTCCGGGGCTCTGCACGTGGTGGAAGGCAGCCATGGGAACAAGCGCCTGCCGTCCGGCGAGCCCCACGGCGACCTGCCGGGCCAGAAGCAGCTGTGCCCGAAGGCGGGCGATCTGGTCATCACGGATTGCACCCTGTTCCATAAGGTGAACCACAACACCTCGGGCCGGGACCGCGTGTCGATCAACATGCGCTTCCGCAATGGTGCGTTGGATCGGAAGCAGACCTCCGTGGGCATCTATCGAAATGGGCGAGTGAACTACGCGGGTTGA